Below is a genomic region from Miniphocaeibacter halophilus.
TATATTTATTGTTATGGATATAGGTGCAGTACTTTTTAACATCTTTATAATGCTATTAAATAAATCTTTCATATTTCCTCCCTTAAATAAAAATATCCTCTACTAGATTTTGAACCATAAATTTAAAGGCTGCTTCAAAATCACAGGATTTAGATAGCATCTCCTTTGAGGAAACTGTCGATAATAATATACTAAAAACAGAAAAAGCTACTTCTTCAGAGCATTTTAGTTTTAATTTTGCATGGTTAATGGCTTGTCTAAAGAAATCACTATTGTCACTTTCAAGTTTTGTTTTTTCTTCTATTGATAATTTATTATAAAAGGCTTGAAAATCTATGGCCTTTGTATCATACAGAAAAGGCTTACTTTCATATTCAAAATACAAATTCTCCAAAGCTTCTGCAAATCCTCCCTTTGATGGAGTATTCTTTACATCCTTAATAAATTTTTCATTTACCTTAAATTGTACTTCTTGTAATGTTTCAAAAAATAATTTCTCCTTTGATGAATATAGATTATAAAATGACCCTGTTGAAATATTGGCATATTTGCAAAATTCACTTATGCTTGTTTCCTTATAACCTCGTTCTACCCAAAAGGTTGAACAAATTTTACGTAATTTTGCTTTTAACTTCCTCTTATCATCTGAAGTAAAATTTTTCCGACTAGTTGTCAATTGAATTCCTCCTTTCGAAATATTATATATGAATATTCACATAATATATTCATATATAATCCTATACGATATTTAAATATTGTCAAGTAAAGCTTTATGCTTTAAATAAATCCTTAAAGTTAAATAAAAAAGCTAGAAAGCCCTACGGCTTTCTAGCTTTACTAGTTTGAAAAATTCAATTTTTACTGAGCATTTTTAAAGCTTATTCCTCAATTATAACCTTTGTCTTTGTAATTTTATCATATATTATTAAATCCTTTTTCTTTATTCCTGCCATAATAATGGATATTATATAAACTACAAAAAACACCATAAAAATCAATTCTAGAATTCCATTAATTCCAAGTGTAATATTAGATGAGTTGGAAGTTATATTAAATTTATCCAATATTTCATCATATCTCCATAGTAAAATCAATATAATATTTCTTGTTATTATTTGTCTTTTTTTAGGATAGTTAGAATCCTTGTCCAATAATCGAATTTTTAATATTTCCATTCCAAAAGTATTTCCGTCTTTAATAATTGGAATAAGAATAAATACAATAATATAGGAAAATATCCTTACTAGATTCTGTAATAGCTCTCCTTCTACATTTATTCTTAAGACAAAGTATAAAAACAGTCCTATGGTAAATATGGAAATGGAATATATTATATTTACTATGAAAAAATCCACTATTAATGCAACAGCCCTTCTTATTATGCCTGCCCTTTCACCTAATTTATAAATTTTTTTCTCCTTCTCTAAACTAGGTAATAATCTACTTATAATTGGAGTTATTGCATATCCTAATCCGGCTCCTAAGGTATTTACTATTACATCATCAATATCTGCATATCTGTAAGCTTTAGGATAAATTCCATAAATACCTGTATATTGAGTTATTTCATAAAAACAACTAAGTAAACAACCAAATAAAATTGTCTTCCAAAAGGACACCTTAAAATATTTTCTTAAATAAACTCCAAAGGGTACTGTTAATAAAACATTAAATGCAACTGTGTAAAAACTTGATGATTTTAATGCCGGTATCCATGTACTTCTATCTGCTAAACTAAAATTAGTTCTTTCTAAAAATGTTTCTACAAATAGAAAAGGCTTTAAATTCGGTTCAATATCGGGCATTTGTGCAACTGCATCAAATGAAGGTAAGGGCAATAATGTCATAAACCATGCAGTAATCATATATAATATAAAGGAAAAAAGAACTATATTCCTTCTTACCATTATTCCATCGTATTTTCTATATTGAAAAATAGCTATAGGTATTATTAGAATATAAATTATTATTAAAGACACTACTATACCGCTAACTATTGGTGTAAAATAAACTTCCATTTAAATCTCCTTTTAATTATATTATTATATAATTTTATACTCTATTTTTTTATAATGCAATTTACGAACAGTCAACCTAACTTATTTTATAGTTGACTATATGGTTTTTTATTGGTATACTTTTAAAAAAACTGGAGATATTAATATGAAAATAAAATTAAAAACAAGAGATTTAACCTACATATCCATCTTTATTGCAATTATTGCAATCTGTTCTTGGATTTCCATTCCAATGACAATTCCTTTTACCCTACAAACTTTTGCTATTTTTATTACTATAGGTCTTTTAGGAACTTTTAAAAGTTTTATAGCTATATTACTATATGTTTTTTTAGGAGCTATAGGCCTACCTATTTTTTCTAATTTTACCGGCGGCCTTGGAATATTATTTGGACCTACTGGTGGGTATATTTTAGGATTTTTATTTACATCTGTTATTACAGGTAAATTAATAGATTTACTTCCTAAGAAAAATATTTTTTTAATAATAGCAATGTTAACAGGACTACTAACCTGTTATTTTTTAGGAACTATTTGGTTTGTTTTAGTATATACAAATAGCTCTGGAAGTATTTCAATATATAGGGCCCTGTCCCTTTGCGTATTTCCATTTATTATTCCCGATTTGGTTAAAATCGGTCTAGCTAGTATAATAATTAATAAATTAAAGGGAAAAATAAATTTATAAGGAGAAAATTTTGACTGTTAAAGAAAATGTTCTTTTGTTTTTAGAAAATAATAAGGGTAAGTTTATATCCGGTAATCTTTTAGCTAATAAATTAGATGTAAGTAGAAATGCAATTTGGAAAGCCATAAATTCTTTAAGAGAGGAAGGATATGAAATTGACTCTGTAAAAAACAAAGGTTATTGTTTATTGGAAGAGAACTTTATTTTGTCTAAACAGAGTATAGGTAGATATTTAAATACTTATAATTTGGATATTGAAGTTAATAAAACCCTAGATTCTACTAATGATTTTTTAAAAAAATATGCTAAAAAAAACTCTAAGGAAGGTAAAATAATTATAGCTGAAGAGCAGACTCAAGGTAAGGGTAGACTAGGCAAATCCTTTTACTCCCCTGCAAATTCAGGAATTTATCTTAGTATTTTATTAAAGCCAAATTTACACGCTAGTCAGGCCTTGTATATAACTACCTGTGCTGCAGTAGCCGTATCAAAGGCCATTGACAAAATTTCAGGTGAAAATTCCCAAATAAAATGGGTTAATGATATTTTTTTAAACAATAAAAAGGTTTGTGGAATTTTAACAGAAGCCTCTTTTGATTTAGAAGGTGGCTCCATGGATTATGCAATTTTAGGAATAGGTTTAAATTTAACTAGGCCTTCCGATGATTTTCCAGAGGATATAAGGGATATTGCAGGATATATTTTCCATAATGACAATTTACCAAAGGATTATAAAAACAAGGTAATTGCTGAAATAATAAATAATTTTTTTGAATATTACCCAACAATAGAAAACAAGGAATTTTTAAAGGACTATAAAAAAAGATCCTTGATTTTAAATAAGCCTATTTATATTTTTAGAGGGGCTAAGACTGAAGAAGCTACAGCTTTAGATATTGACAATGAATTTAGGTTAAAGGTTTTAAAGAAAAACGGCGAAATTGAATACCTTTCTTCCGGAGAGGTCAGTATAAGAAAAAAATAAGGCATCTGCCTTATTTTTCATCTTTATAGACTATTTTCCCATTACAGATTGTATATTTTATTTTTCCAGTTAGCTTTTCACCAATATAGGGAGAATTACTTGACTTAGATGCAAATTCTTTCACTATCCATTGTTCCTTGTCATCAAAAATTACAATGTCGGCCTTGGAGCCTTCTTTTAAATAGCCTGAATCCAATTTATAAAGTTTTGCTGGGTTTATTGTCATTTTCTCAATTAATTCCATTAAAGTTAAATGACCTTTTTCTACTAAATATTTTATTCCTACTGCTAAGGAAGTTTCCAGCCCTATAAGTCCACTTGGAGCCTTGGTAATATCCTTAGCTTTTTCTTCTTCACTATGAGGGGCATGGTCTGTAACTATCATGTCTATTGTCTTATCCTTAAGGCCTTTAATTATTTCTTCTATATCTTCTGCTGTTCTTAGTGGCGGATTTAATTTTGCAACAGTTCCCTTTTTAATTACTTCCTTATCTGTTAAAGAAAAATGTTGAGGCGTTACTTCCCCTGTTACATTAGCACCTATTTTTTTAGCAAATCTTACTACTTCTACAGCCTCTTTTGAACTTAAGTGTTGCATATGAACTTTTGCTCCTGTATCCAAGGCTAACATACTATCTCTAGCTACCATTGAACTTTCTGAAACCCTTGAAGCTCCTTTAATTCCTAATTCTTTTGAAGCTTCTCCTTCATTTACTCCAGGATAGCCTATTAAACTAGGATCTTCTTCATGTAAGCTTAAAACTACATCTAATTCCTTTGCCTTTACCATAGCCTTATGGAGAAAACCTGCGTTCATAATTGGAATTCCGTCGTCACTAAAACCAACAACTCCCAGCTTTAAAAGTTTTCCCATGTCCACAAGTTCTTTTCCCTTTAAACCCTTACTTATAGTTGCTACGGTTTTAACATTTACTGGGCATTTTTTAGCCTTTTCTAAAAATTCTCTTAATGTTTCTTCATTGTCTATTACAGGATTTGTATTTGCCATACAAACAACAGTAGTAAAGCCACCTTTTGCAGCTGCTGCAGAACCGGTAAAAAGGTCTTCTTTATAAGTTAAACCCGGGTCACGAAAATGAACATGAACATCAATAAGCCCTGGTGCAACTACCTTATCTGTAGCATCAATTATTAAGTCATATTCCTTTTCATTGTTGACTTTTCCAATATATTTAACTCTGTCCTCATCGATTACAATATCTACTACTTCTTCTATATTTGACTTTGGATCTATTAGTTTACCGTTTTTTATTAAAATCATAAGTTTATCCTTTCCCTATTTTATTACTATTATTTTATCATGAATATGATACAATACTTCTATTATGAATATTAAAAATATTATTATTAGACAAGAAAATAAAAAAGACTATAACAATATATATAACCTGGTTAAAAAATCCTTTAAAACTGCTCCTTTATCCGATGGAAAAGAACATATATTAGTTAACTCCCTAAGGGACAGCAAGGCATACATTCCCAAGCTATCCTTAGTTGCAGAATATAATAAGGAAATAGTCGGCTACATTATGTTTACAAAAGTAGGACTTGGAAATAAAAATGCCCTTGCCTTAGCACCATTGGCTGTAGCACCTGGATATCAAAATTTAGGAATTGGGAAATCCTTAATTGAAGAAGGCCATAAATTAGCCATAGAATTAAACTACGAATATTGCCTTGTACTTGGAAGTGAAAACTATTATCCTAAATTCGGCTATATTCCTGCGTCAAAATTAGGAATAAAATCGCCTTTTAATGTGCCAGATGAAAATTTTATGGTAGTGGATTTTCTTAAGCAAAACATAAAAATTAATGAAACTGTAAAATATCCAAAAGAGTTTTTTGAATTATAAAACTCTTAATATACTAATAAAATCCTTAAATTATTTTAAATGGGCTTACTTATAATTAGTTTTATATTAGCCCTTTTATTTCTAATTATCATTTCCCTAAATCATATTTTTATCAATTACACTATCTACTATTTTTTATATTTAACTCTTAGTCTGTGATTTTATTGGCTTTGTTAAAGTTATATTATCTATCTATTTTTTATTTATTATATATTATATTTTTATTATAATTAAAATATTTTTTAATGTTATAATAGTAATAATTCCTGCAATTATATAAAAAATTAAAAAGGGGTAATAAAATTGATTATTCGACAAGAAAACAATAACGATTATAAAAATATTTATGATTTAATAAAATTTACATTTGAAAAGGCTTCTTATCGTCAAGGTAATGAACATAAATTAGTAAATTCATTAAGACAGGGTAAATCTTATATACCTGAACTATCTTTAGTGGCGGAAATTAATAATAAAATTGCCGGCTATATACTTTTTACTAAAGCAAAAATTGGCAATAAGAAAATTTTAAATTTAGCACCTATTGTTGTACATCCTGACTTTCAAAAGCAGGGAATCGGTAAAGCTTTAATTGAGAAAGGCCATGAAATAGCAAAAAGTTTAGATTATACTTTTATAACAGTAGTAGGATATAAAGATTATTTTCCTAAATTTGGATACTTACCGGCATCATATTTTGGAGTTAATCCACCTTTTTTTATACCAGATGATGTTTTTATGGCTATAGATTTAGATAATAGTACAACTATCTTAAAAGACTATATTGAACTTGCAGATGAGTTTTTTGAGTAGCTAATTTAAACTTCTTATAAATAGAAACACCTTGAAATATTAGTCAAATAACTAATTTTCAAAGTGTTTTTAATATGTCTAAATATAATTAATATTCTAAAATAATTCTTAAATAAAATACAGGTATACTATAATTTTAATTATTTAAAAATCTTTCTATTTTTTCACCAACATCATAACCCATTTCATAAAGCCTATTTAATTCTTCTTTTTTCTTTGATAAGGTATCAACTCCAAAATTATCTGTTGGCGCTAGAATTAAAACCTTATTTTTTAATTTTTCATCGGTTAATATGTGGTTTAAAACCCCATTATATTTATTTGCCCTGTTATAAATAGCCCTAACTGTTTCAGGGTATTTTTTTAATACTATCTTTGACATTTTATCGGATTTTCTTAATGATTTTTTAAAGTTTTTTGGTCTGGACAATACTATTATAACTTTCTCACACCCGTCTTCTAATGCCTTTCTTATTGGTATTGGATCAGCTATTCCACCGTCGTAATATCTTTTTCCATCTCTTACAAAGGGCTTACTTACTATTGGAATTGTACTTGATGCCTTACAAAGCCAATAATCATTTCTTTTCATTTCCTTTTTATTAAAATATACAGGACTTCCTGTTTCCGCATCTGTTGCAACTACATTTAAATCCGTTTTGGAATTTATAAAAGTATCATAATCTAAGGGATTTTCTCCATCTTCATTAGATAAAACAGAGTAGGGATAGTCTAAGTCACAGTATTCCCCCTTTCTTAGAAAATTCCTAATACTCATATATTCTTTTCTAAATACATAGTCAATATAAAAGGTATAATTTCTTCCCCTTTGCCTTGCTGTATAGGTTGTTAAATTTCCACTTCCAGCAGATACTCCTAGTGCATAATCGAAATATATTTTTTTATCTAGGCAATAATCTAAAACCCCGGCACTATAAATAGCCTTCATTCCTCCGCCAACATCAATTATTCCTATCATTTAATCTTCTCCAAATTAATAAATTTTTTTATGTATCCTATTATATAATAAAAAACTGTAATTTAAAAAGCATTTGATTAAATCAAATGCTTTTTCCTACTCTATAACTGACATTATAGCGTTATAAACTTCTGTCCATTGCTCTTGTGTTACTATTCTATCGTCTAATCTTTCATCGCCATCATCATCTGTTCTACTATATAATTCCAGCATAGCAGAATCACCGTTAATTAATCCTACTGCATAATCATTTAGTTTTGGAAATATTTCTTTAAATCTCAATACTTCACTTTCTTTTCCTCTTGTTAGCCAATCAGCTGTATATTGTTTTATTTCATCTATATTAATATTCATCTCTGCTAGTTCAGAAATCCAGTCTTCTGCTAAATCAACTAATTCTAATTCATCATTTACTTCATCATTATCAATATCGCCAGTATCTTCCAATAGATCAAGCAAATCTTCAATATCGTCATTTGTCATTTTACCTGTTACATTATTAGATACTGTAGGATTTGTTTCCAAGGGCTTGGTTTCAACAATATCCGTTTGTTTTTCTGTTGCTGCAGTTTCTTCTGGCTTTTTACTTTCCTTTCCTTTACAGCCTACTAAAGCTATGGCTAAGATTGTTACAAGAGCTAATATTTTTATTTTTTTATTCTTTATCATTTTATTCACCTCGTATATATTATACTATACATTATATAATATAGGTTTTAAAATATCATTCTTAATAATTTTGTAACTTTTATTTTACATATCTTTCATTAGGATTTTTATCGAAATAATCTATAAAATCATACATTCCATAGCCATCAACACCAATTCTAGTACCAGGAATTCTTGAAACTAAATTATAGTTTGACTTGTTAGGATAATAATCCGGAGCCCATCCTCCTATGCCAATTGCAATATTATTATATTTAATTCCATTAAATGTACCACTAATTAACCTCTTGTATTCCCTTCCACTAAAAACACTGCTAAAAGGTATTGCAAATGTGTTAACTTCATAATCTTCCGGTAGATATTTTTCCAAATTAGATTTTTGTATTGCTATTTCTTCTTCAATTTTTCTAGGATTTTCTTTTAAATTCGCATGATTTTTTGTATGATTTCCTATATCCATTCCACTTTCTATCATTAGTTTGAATTTATATTCAATATATTCTTTTTGTCCAAATGGAATTTCTCCACTAACAAAAAATGTTGCATAAGGATTAAAAAACTCTAACTTACCTTCTAATTCCTTTAAAATTGCATAGGATGAATTAGGGTCAATTTCACCATTATCCAAAATATTAAATTTATTCTTGTTACCATCGTCAAATGTTATAACATAGGGAGTGTAGCCACTAGGTATATTTATTTCGCCCCTCATATAATCTTTTAGGGACACCGGTAAATAACCTTTCTTGTATAAATTTAAAATATCATATTTAAATCCTTCCGGAGTTCTTTGGTACCTATGCTCTTTATCTCCTACATCATGATAGGTAAATATCATAACCTTACCACTTGTATTTGACTTCATCGGCTCAGGTAAAACTGCATTTTCAAAATTATAGTCTATACTACCAATAATTTGATCCTCTAAATATTTTGGTAATAACTTCTCTCCACCCATAAAAATTATATTATTTGGAGACAAACTTCCAATATATTCTATAATTTCTCGAGAAAATCCTTCCTTATCCGACAATAGTATTGGTTTTCCAATGGAAGAAGCTACTAAAGCATCTGCATATTCTATTCCACTACTAATTAGGATTTCATTATTTTCTTTTCCTAAATATTTCATAACAGCTAAAGACGTTGCATATCTGTCAGGGCCATAGATTAATTCCCCGTTAAATTCTTTTAAGTTCAAAGATTTTAAAGAGCCAACAGCATATTTAGCCCTATTTAAATAATTATTTTCACCATTTACTAAAAGTATTGGTTTCTTTAACTCCTTAGCTAAATAACTAGCTGACAAAGCATCCGGATAGTTGTTTCCTCCCGCTATTATTATATTCTCTTCCTCTACTCCACTTATTTCCTCATATTTTTCTAAAACTTTTTCACTTGTTTCATAACGATCTTTTCCTGCTAGTATTTCATAATCAATATTTAAAGTTTTAATTAAACTCTCTTTAATTTTACTTTCCCCACCGACTATGTATACTTTATCGGCTCCTAATCTTCCTATTTCTTCTCTTACTTCATTGGATATATTGTTATTTTCCACTAATAAAATAGGTGCCTTTAATATTTGAGCTAATGCTCCACTTGAAATAGCATCGGGAAAATCCTGACCACTTGTAATAACCGCAAATTCAGAACTAGAAAAATTCTTTCTAGAAAACTCTACCGATGTTAAATATCTATTATCACCACTAATTCTCCTTATTTCTGTAAATTCTTCATTTGCACTAGATTTTAATCCTGTAAATAAAAGAGTAATTACAGATATTAAAATAAACAAAATTCTTTTCATTTTTTCATATACCTCCTTAACACAACCTATATATTGTAACTTATTTAAATAAATATACAAATACAATTTCTTATCTTTCCCTGCCATATATTGACTACAACCTGTCTTCGTGATAATATCAACACACTATTCTTTTATATTATTAAGGAGAGATATTATGAGTTTTGGTGCGATACTTTTATTAGGTGTAGGAGTATCTGCAGATGCTTTTGCTGTAGCTGTCTGCAAAGGTTTAAGTTTGAAAAAATTCTCAACTAAATTTGCCTTGATTATTGCTTTATTCTTCGGTGGTTTTCAAGCTATGATGACATTTATTGGATGGGCCTTGGCAAGTCAATTTAGTCATATTTTAGAAAGTATAGACCATTGGATTGCATTTATATTACTTGCAATTTTAGGTGGTAAAATGCTATACGAATCTTTTCAAACAGAAGAAGATTGTGGATGTCATAAAGATGATTTGAAAATAGATATTAGAGAAATGCTTATGCTTTCAATTGCAACTAGTATCGACGCTTTAGCTGTTGGAATATCCTTAGCTTTTGCTGGAATAGCAATATTTTTACCAACTATTACAATTGGTATAACAACATTTCTATTTTCCTTTCTAGCAGTTATAGTAGGCTTTAAATTTGGATCTATTTTTCAAAAATACGCAGAAATTTCCGGCGGAATAATACTTATACTAATAGGAGTTAAAATCCTACTTGACCATACAGTGTTTATGACCTAACAGAAATCTTTGATTTCGTTGTAGGTCAGCAGATCCTTGTAACCAAATATAAAATTTGGGCAATGAGTTGCATAGAACCTGTTAGCAAATCAAGATTAGAACTAGGTTCTTAAGATACAGTCTTGTCCAAAACTTGTTTTGGTTAACAAAGTTGTTTTATGACCTAACAGAAATCTTTGATTTCTAACGCTTAAATTTAAATATCAGTAAAGAAAAAAAGTAGCTATAAGGCTCATTGAATTAGGGATTTTAGAAAAACTGATTTGATGAGTCTTTAGGTGGCAAAGTGAAAGGCTATGAGTTTAAACTCATAGCCTTTTTGATGTCTTATGGTTTAATTATAAGACTAAAATTTGCACAGTATTCTATATATTATAATTGTTTAGAATGCATTGATAGAATAAAATCTGCCATAGCAATTGAAGAATTGACAAAAAGCAATGCATGATAGTTATCAATATTAATTCTTGCAGAACCTACTCCATGGGAATCACTATTTTTATTTCTCATTTCAGATATAGCGGTAATAATACTACTCAATCCTGATAATAGTGTGTTAATTCTTTTATCCATATTTTTATCTGTATGCATATTATATAATTCTCGAACTTGTTTATAAAGCTTTTGGATATTACCACTTGAGTCTGGAACTATATTTTTCTTTTCTATCACATAACAAAATACTTCTTCTAGTAATGTTCTAGATTTAGTAATGGCACTATCATAGTTTCCATTATTAATATCAGTCAATGTTCTAGAAGAAATACTTTTAATATAATCTCTGTCAATAGTTTTTATTTCAGGAGTATTAATAAATATCTCTGTATCTGTTGATTTTATAATGTAATTATCTCCAACTTTAACTAATTCATTATTCCCAAAATATAAAATACCATTAATTTTATCTATGGCTGCATTAATAGTCTCATTGTAGCAGTAGCTTATATCTTCAACAGACTGATTGCTTAACAAACTAGAAAAAGCTTCTTTTCTAAAGATATAAGCTAATAATTGTGAACAATTGTTGTTGTTTATACAATGATCTATCAAATTTGATAAATACTGCCATCTGCTTAATGCTCCACCACTCCAACCATATTCCACAGGAAACCCAAATCTTTTAGAAATGTTGCATAAGACTGGTCCACTTAAATAAGGCATTTTTAACTCTATTAAAGTTCCATCTGATAAAGTATAATCCCCCAAGTTAGTGTCACCATTTAATATTCCTAAAATTGATTTATCCTTTAATAAACAATACTTGCTATTCATTTCAGCCCTCTACAAATATCTAAAATACATCTTCGATTCTTTTCCATTCAACATCGCTCATATATTCATTGTAAACTGTGTTATTGATATAAAGCCTTGTATCTTTATCTCTCACAAAACCCCAATTAATTTTATATCTTTTAGCATAGTCCTTAAAAGCATAGAATTTGTTTTCTATTTGCTTATCTATATTCTTACTTACTCCTTTTCTTTCTCCACCCTTAGTTTCTAATATCCAAACTTCGCCATTTCTCTTTTTCACTATATAGTCAGGATAGAAGAGGTATTCTTTGTCTAGATTAGTTCCATAAATAATTGAAAGATACTGCTGTCCTATGTCTCCATTTTTATAAAACCAATCCACATCATT
It encodes:
- a CDS encoding abortive infection family protein — its product is MNSKYCLLKDKSILGILNGDTNLGDYTLSDGTLIELKMPYLSGPVLCNISKRFGFPVEYGWSGGALSRWQYLSNLIDHCINNNNCSQLLAYIFRKEAFSSLLSNQSVEDISYCYNETINAAIDKINGILYFGNNELVKVGDNYIIKSTDTEIFINTPEIKTIDRDYIKSISSRTLTDINNGNYDSAITKSRTLLEEVFCYVIEKKNIVPDSSGNIQKLYKQVRELYNMHTDKNMDKRINTLLSGLSSIITAISEMRNKNSDSHGVGSARINIDNYHALLFVNSSIAMADFILSMHSKQL